The Mycolicibacterium smegmatis genome has a window encoding:
- a CDS encoding Na+/H+ antiporter subunit A produces MLAVLLAHAVATALAPLMVARWGRMAFFPLSLVPLGSLVWVALNWPSPDNVPTVQVSWVPELSMDFTLRFDSLAAIMSVLVLAIGALVLFYCAHYFHHHDGRMEKRLPSFAAELVAFSGAMFGLVVSDNMLVLYIFWETTTVLSFLLVGHYAERATSRRAATQALLVTTFGGLAMLTGIVVLGNMAGTYLLSELIAAPPTGTAASVGIALILIGALSKSAIVPMHFWLPGAMAAPTPVSAYLHAAAMVKAGVYLIARMTPGFADTAFWRPMVIGLGLLTMLLAGWRAVREYDLKLILAFGTVSQLGLITVMVGAGGPDMMLAGLAMLIAHAMFKASLFMVVGVIDHATGTRDIRRLAGLGRAHRPLLIIALGAVASMAALPPFFGFVAKEADLETVLHSPALGTAAPYVLTGIVVGSVFTTIYSLRFLWGAFAGKGLSGPSVRVAEMHRPPVNFLLAPAILSAAGLVFGLWPKGLDAVLEDYADTVPGGSTYHLALWHGVGLPLLLSIVVLATGFTVFLVRHRLPKAKSGFLPLGNADRIYDAVIRGLDVVSLRLTASTQRGSLPATQSVILLTLVLFPTAALVLGAHNRPDLQLWDSPLQVVVGLLMLAAALGATVMRNRLAAVLLVGVTGYGCGAIFAFHGAPDLALTQFLVETLVLVIFVLVLRTLPAEADAANINKNRLPRALLALSVGAAVTTLTVYAMAARTGPGVAVLLPDAAYYRGHGSNTVNVLLVDIRAWDTMGEVMVLLVAATGVASLVFRHRRFGAAPRVSTAVGQPDIGPVAAYSPAAGDVTWLRGSELRDPRHRSLILEVATRLIFPLIMVLSAYFFFAGHNTPGGGFAGGLVAGLALVLRYLAGGRYELGETLPLDAGKILGTGLGLSAGTAVASLLLGAPALSSAVVQLDVPVIGPIKFVTALFFDLGVYLIVVGLVLDVLRSLGARVDVELAESGQPQKAAA; encoded by the coding sequence ATGCTCGCCGTTCTTCTCGCCCACGCGGTGGCCACTGCGTTGGCGCCCTTGATGGTGGCCAGATGGGGCCGGATGGCGTTTTTTCCGCTGTCCCTGGTGCCCCTCGGCTCACTGGTGTGGGTAGCGCTGAACTGGCCCAGTCCGGACAACGTCCCGACGGTGCAGGTGTCCTGGGTGCCCGAGCTGTCGATGGATTTCACCCTGCGCTTCGATTCGCTTGCGGCGATCATGAGCGTGCTGGTGCTCGCCATCGGCGCGCTGGTGCTCTTCTACTGCGCGCACTACTTCCACCACCACGACGGTCGCATGGAGAAGCGGCTGCCCAGCTTCGCCGCTGAACTGGTCGCGTTCTCGGGCGCGATGTTCGGCCTGGTGGTCAGCGACAACATGCTGGTGCTCTACATCTTCTGGGAAACCACCACGGTGCTGTCGTTCCTGCTGGTCGGCCACTACGCCGAGCGCGCCACCAGCCGCCGCGCCGCCACCCAGGCGCTGTTGGTGACGACGTTCGGCGGCCTGGCGATGCTGACGGGCATCGTCGTGCTGGGCAACATGGCCGGCACATACCTGCTCTCAGAGCTGATCGCCGCCCCGCCGACGGGCACCGCGGCCTCGGTCGGTATCGCGCTGATCCTGATCGGCGCGCTGTCGAAATCGGCCATCGTGCCCATGCACTTCTGGCTCCCGGGTGCCATGGCCGCACCCACCCCGGTCAGCGCGTATCTGCACGCCGCGGCCATGGTGAAGGCCGGTGTGTACCTGATCGCGCGGATGACCCCCGGATTCGCCGACACGGCCTTCTGGCGTCCCATGGTGATCGGGCTCGGTCTGCTCACGATGCTGCTGGCCGGGTGGCGCGCGGTGCGCGAATACGACCTCAAGCTCATCCTGGCGTTCGGCACGGTCAGCCAGCTCGGCCTGATCACGGTGATGGTCGGCGCGGGCGGGCCCGACATGATGCTCGCGGGTCTGGCGATGCTGATCGCGCACGCGATGTTCAAGGCGTCGCTGTTCATGGTGGTGGGCGTCATCGACCACGCCACCGGCACCCGCGACATCCGGCGCCTGGCCGGGCTGGGCCGCGCGCACCGGCCGTTGCTGATCATCGCGCTCGGCGCGGTGGCGAGCATGGCCGCGCTGCCGCCGTTCTTCGGTTTCGTGGCCAAGGAAGCCGACCTGGAGACCGTCCTGCACAGCCCGGCCCTCGGCACGGCCGCGCCGTACGTGCTGACCGGCATCGTGGTCGGCTCGGTGTTCACCACCATCTACAGCCTGCGGTTCCTGTGGGGCGCGTTCGCCGGGAAAGGACTGTCCGGCCCCAGTGTCCGCGTCGCGGAGATGCACCGTCCCCCGGTGAACTTCCTGCTCGCCCCGGCCATCCTGTCGGCGGCGGGCCTGGTGTTCGGGTTGTGGCCCAAGGGTCTGGACGCGGTGCTCGAGGACTACGCCGACACCGTCCCAGGCGGATCCACCTACCACCTCGCGCTGTGGCACGGTGTGGGCCTGCCGCTGCTGTTGTCGATCGTGGTGCTGGCGACCGGTTTCACGGTGTTCCTCGTCCGCCACCGGCTGCCCAAGGCCAAGTCCGGTTTCCTGCCGCTGGGCAACGCCGACCGCATCTACGACGCGGTGATCCGCGGGCTCGACGTGGTGTCGCTGCGACTGACGGCGTCGACGCAACGCGGTTCGCTTCCCGCCACGCAGTCGGTGATCCTGCTGACCCTGGTTCTGTTCCCCACCGCGGCGCTGGTGCTCGGCGCGCACAACCGTCCCGACCTGCAGTTGTGGGATTCGCCGCTGCAGGTGGTGGTCGGGCTACTGATGCTGGCCGCGGCGCTGGGCGCGACGGTCATGCGCAACCGCCTGGCCGCGGTGCTGCTGGTCGGTGTCACCGGGTACGGCTGCGGCGCGATCTTCGCGTTCCACGGCGCACCCGATCTGGCGTTGACGCAGTTCCTGGTCGAGACGCTGGTGCTGGTGATCTTCGTGCTGGTGCTGCGGACCCTGCCCGCCGAGGCCGACGCCGCCAACATCAACAAGAACCGGCTGCCACGTGCGCTGCTCGCGCTCTCGGTCGGCGCGGCCGTCACCACGCTGACGGTCTACGCGATGGCCGCGCGCACCGGGCCCGGTGTCGCCGTGCTGCTGCCCGACGCCGCGTACTACCGCGGCCACGGTTCCAACACCGTCAACGTCCTGCTGGTCGACATCCGCGCGTGGGACACCATGGGCGAGGTCATGGTGCTGCTGGTGGCGGCGACCGGGGTCGCGTCGCTGGTGTTCCGTCATCGCCGGTTCGGTGCGGCGCCGCGCGTCAGCACCGCGGTGGGCCAGCCCGACATCGGGCCGGTGGCGGCGTACAGCCCCGCCGCGGGCGACGTGACGTGGCTGCGCGGCAGCGAGCTGCGCGATCCTCGGCACCGGTCGTTGATCCTGGAGGTGGCGACGCGGCTCATCTTCCCGCTGATCATGGTGCTCTCGGCGTACTTCTTCTTCGCCGGCCACAACACCCCCGGCGGGGGATTCGCGGGCGGCCTGGTCGCGGGCCTCGCGTTGGTGCTGCGCTACCTCGCCGGCGGCCGCTACGAGCTGGGTGAGACGCTGCCGCTGGACGCCGGGAAGATCCTCGGCACCGGGCTCGGGTTGTCGGCCGGTACCGCGGTGGCGTCGCTTCTGCTCGGCGCGCCCGCGTTGTCGTCGGCCGTGGTGCAGCTCGACGTGCCGGTGATCGGCCCGATCAAGTTCGTGACGGCGCTGTTCTTCGACCTCGGCGTGTACCTGATCGTCGTCGGCCTGGTGCTCGACGTGCTGCGCAGCCTCGGCGCGCGGGTCGACGTCGAACTCGCCGAGTCCGGCCAACCCCAGAAGGCGGCGGCCTGA